One region of Streptomyces subrutilus genomic DNA includes:
- a CDS encoding acyl-CoA dehydrogenase family protein, translating into MHLEYTPEQQQLRTELRAYFADLVPEDVYARYEDPAAQKRFYRETIRRLGADGWLGVGWPKEYGGRGMSSMDQFIFFDEAAQAVVPLPLMALNTVGPTIMQFGTDEQKAYFLPRILAGEIDFAIGYSEPDAGTDLAALRCKAVREGDEETGTYVVNGQKIWTTNGDTADWVWLAVRTDPDAPAHKGITMLLVPTSDPGYSCTLINTLASHDTTASYYENIRVPATRRVGQENKGWRLITNQLNHERVTLAAHGTMAIRALHDVQRWAAETKLADGRRVIDLAWVRGRLARTHARLDAMKLLNWQMVNAVQDGTLAPQDASAVKVYGSEARRDAYAWLMEVVGAAGSLKDGSAGAVLHGELERGYRSAVIFTFGGGNNEIQREIISWIGLGMPRVRR; encoded by the coding sequence GTGCACCTCGAATACACGCCTGAGCAGCAGCAGTTGCGCACCGAGCTGCGCGCCTACTTCGCCGACCTGGTGCCCGAGGACGTCTACGCCCGCTACGAGGACCCGGCCGCGCAGAAGCGCTTCTACCGGGAGACCATCCGCCGGCTCGGGGCCGACGGCTGGCTCGGGGTCGGCTGGCCGAAGGAGTACGGCGGCCGCGGGATGTCCTCGATGGACCAGTTCATCTTCTTCGACGAGGCGGCGCAGGCCGTCGTCCCGCTGCCCCTGATGGCGCTCAACACCGTCGGGCCGACCATCATGCAGTTCGGCACCGACGAGCAGAAGGCGTACTTCCTGCCCAGGATCCTCGCGGGCGAGATCGACTTCGCCATCGGCTACAGCGAGCCGGATGCCGGGACCGACCTCGCCGCGCTCAGGTGCAAGGCGGTCCGCGAGGGCGACGAGGAGACCGGCACGTACGTGGTGAACGGGCAGAAGATCTGGACCACCAACGGCGACACCGCCGACTGGGTCTGGCTCGCGGTGCGCACCGACCCGGACGCCCCCGCGCACAAGGGCATCACCATGCTGCTGGTGCCGACCTCCGACCCCGGCTACTCCTGCACCCTCATCAACACGCTCGCCTCGCACGACACCACCGCCAGCTACTACGAGAACATCCGCGTCCCCGCCACCCGCCGCGTCGGCCAGGAGAACAAGGGCTGGCGCCTGATCACCAACCAGCTCAACCACGAGCGCGTCACCCTCGCCGCCCACGGCACCATGGCCATCCGGGCCCTGCACGACGTCCAGCGCTGGGCCGCCGAGACCAAGCTCGCCGACGGCCGCCGGGTCATCGACCTCGCCTGGGTCCGCGGCCGCCTCGCCCGCACCCACGCCCGCCTCGACGCGATGAAACTGCTCAACTGGCAGATGGTGAACGCCGTCCAGGACGGCACCCTCGCCCCGCAGGACGCCTCCGCGGTCAAGGTCTACGGCTCCGAGGCCCGCCGGGACGCCTACGCCTGGCTGATGGAGGTCGTCGGCGCGGCCGGCTCCCTCAAGGACGGCTCCGCCGGCGCGGTCCTGCACGGCGAACTCGAACGCGGCTACCGCAGCGCCGTCATCTTCACCTTCGGCGGCGGCAACAACGAGATCCAGCGCGAGATCATCTCCTGGATCGGCCTCGGCATGCCCCGCGTCCGCCGCTGA
- a CDS encoding LysR family transcriptional regulator — MIDPRRLRILRAVADHRTVTAAAAALYLTPSAVSQQLAALEQETGHALLTRSGRGVRLTAAGEILLGHAHEVLAQLERAEAELAAYAGGSAGEVTVAAFATGIAEVLAPAIARLALEHPGIRLRVRDAEGDQSLPLLLDGEADVALAVEYRGGPGADDKRLSVLPLYAEPFDAVLPSGHRLADLPAVALADLSDADWVGQYPGNPCHDVTLLACELAGFQPRFVHSSDDFRAVAALVGAGAGVALVPRSALRGMDLKEVQVRPVSGPAATRRVFAATRRGGETHPLIAPVLAALVRESERLPAH, encoded by the coding sequence GTGATCGACCCCCGCCGGCTGCGCATCCTGCGGGCCGTGGCGGACCACCGTACGGTGACCGCCGCGGCCGCAGCCCTGTACCTCACCCCGTCCGCCGTCTCCCAGCAGCTCGCGGCTCTGGAACAGGAGACTGGCCACGCCCTGCTCACCCGCAGCGGCCGGGGCGTTCGGCTCACCGCGGCCGGCGAGATCCTGCTCGGCCACGCACACGAGGTGCTGGCGCAGCTGGAGCGGGCGGAGGCCGAACTGGCGGCGTACGCGGGCGGCTCGGCGGGCGAGGTGACCGTGGCCGCCTTCGCCACCGGCATCGCGGAAGTACTGGCCCCGGCCATCGCCCGGCTGGCGCTGGAGCACCCCGGGATCCGGCTGCGGGTGCGGGACGCGGAGGGCGACCAGAGCCTGCCGCTGCTGCTGGACGGCGAGGCGGACGTGGCCCTGGCGGTCGAGTACCGGGGCGGGCCCGGGGCGGACGACAAGCGGCTGTCCGTCCTGCCGCTGTACGCGGAGCCCTTCGACGCCGTGCTGCCCTCCGGGCACCGGCTGGCCGACCTGCCGGCGGTGGCGCTGGCGGACCTGTCCGACGCGGACTGGGTGGGCCAGTACCCCGGCAACCCCTGCCACGACGTGACGCTGCTCGCCTGCGAGCTGGCCGGCTTCCAGCCGCGGTTCGTCCACTCCTCCGACGACTTCCGCGCGGTGGCGGCGCTGGTGGGCGCGGGGGCCGGGGTGGCCCTCGTACCGCGTTCGGCGCTGCGCGGCATGGACCTCAAGGAGGTCCAGGTCCGCCCGGTCTCGGGCCCGGCCGCCACCCGCAGGGTCTTCGCCGCCACCCGCCGGGGCGGCGAGACCCATCCGCTGATCGCCCCGGTCCTGGCCGCCCTGGTCCGGGAGTCGGAGCGGCTGCCGGCGCACTGA
- a CDS encoding DeoR/GlpR family DNA-binding transcription regulator: protein MTRKERWQGLLDLLVERGEVEVEPAAEALGVSAATIRRDLDQLAEQQLLVRTRGGAVLHGVSYELPLRYRGSRRAAEKRRISEAVAALITPGEVIGLTGGTTTTEVARALAGRPDLAQGSPALTVVTNALNIAGELVIRPQFKIVLTGGVARPQSYELTGPLAEQVLGQLVVDTAVLGVDGFDPADGAATRHEDEASVNRLLCDRARRVVIAADSSKLGVRAFARICPTSSVDVLVTDTGLAAGVAREFEAAGVQVLRV, encoded by the coding sequence ATGACCCGCAAGGAGCGCTGGCAGGGACTGCTGGACCTGCTGGTGGAGCGGGGCGAGGTGGAGGTGGAACCGGCAGCCGAGGCGCTCGGCGTGTCCGCCGCGACGATCCGCCGCGACCTCGACCAGCTCGCCGAGCAGCAGCTGCTGGTCCGCACGCGCGGCGGGGCCGTGCTGCACGGGGTCTCGTACGAACTCCCCCTGCGCTACCGCGGCTCGCGCCGCGCCGCCGAGAAGCGCCGCATCAGCGAGGCGGTCGCCGCCCTGATCACCCCGGGCGAGGTGATCGGCCTGACGGGCGGCACCACGACCACGGAGGTCGCACGGGCCCTCGCCGGCCGGCCGGACCTGGCCCAGGGCTCCCCGGCGCTCACCGTGGTGACCAACGCCCTCAACATCGCGGGCGAGCTGGTGATCCGGCCGCAGTTCAAGATCGTGCTGACGGGCGGGGTGGCGCGCCCGCAGTCCTACGAGCTGACGGGCCCGCTGGCCGAGCAGGTGCTCGGGCAGCTCGTGGTGGACACGGCGGTGCTGGGCGTGGACGGCTTCGACCCGGCCGACGGCGCGGCGACCCGCCACGAGGACGAGGCGTCGGTCAACCGCCTGCTCTGCGATCGGGCCCGCCGGGTGGTGATCGCGGCGGACTCCAGCAAGCTCGGCGTACGCGCCTTCGCCCGGATCTGCCCGACCTCGTCGGTGGACGTCCTGGTGACGGACACGGGCCTGGCGGCCGGCGTGGCCCGGGAGTTCGAGGCGGCGGGCGTGCAGGTGCTGCGGGTATGA
- a CDS encoding SIS domain-containing protein, translated as MSHVAHELGTQPECWERAAELAPARRSVLPQPGERTAIVGCGTSYYMAQAAAVLREEAGQGETDAFPASEFPRHRRYDRVVALTRSGTTTEVLDLLAGLRDAGVPTTAVIGDPATPVMSLADDLVVLDFADERSVVQTRFATTALTLLRAHAGLHTAGVVADARTALAEPLPAELESRGQFTFLGRGWSVGLAHEAALKMREASLSWAESYPAMEYRHGPISVSGPGTATWSLDAAPDGLAEQVRATGAQWVGGRLDPLAELVRVHRLALAVAAHQQLDPDAPRHLTRSVILTTGEEAVR; from the coding sequence ATGAGTCACGTCGCGCACGAGTTGGGCACACAGCCCGAATGCTGGGAGCGGGCCGCCGAACTGGCCCCGGCCCGGCGGTCGGTGCTGCCGCAGCCGGGCGAGCGTACCGCGATCGTCGGGTGCGGGACCTCGTACTACATGGCGCAGGCGGCCGCCGTGTTGCGCGAGGAGGCCGGCCAGGGGGAGACCGACGCCTTCCCCGCCTCGGAGTTCCCCCGCCACCGCCGCTACGACCGGGTCGTCGCGCTCACCCGGTCCGGGACCACCACCGAGGTGCTGGACCTGCTGGCGGGACTGCGGGACGCGGGCGTGCCCACGACCGCCGTCATCGGCGACCCGGCCACCCCCGTGATGAGCCTCGCCGACGACCTCGTCGTCCTCGACTTCGCCGACGAGCGGTCCGTGGTGCAGACCCGGTTCGCGACCACCGCCCTGACCCTGCTGCGCGCGCACGCCGGCCTGCACACCGCGGGCGTGGTGGCCGACGCCCGTACCGCGCTCGCCGAGCCCCTCCCCGCCGAGCTGGAGAGCCGGGGGCAGTTCACCTTCCTCGGCCGCGGCTGGAGCGTCGGCCTCGCGCACGAGGCCGCGCTGAAGATGCGCGAGGCCTCCCTGTCCTGGGCCGAGTCCTACCCGGCGATGGAGTACCGGCACGGCCCCATCAGCGTCTCCGGCCCCGGCACCGCCACCTGGTCCCTCGACGCGGCCCCCGACGGGCTCGCCGAACAGGTGCGCGCCACCGGCGCCCAGTGGGTGGGGGGCCGCCTCGACCCGCTCGCCGAGCTGGTCCGGGTGCACCGCCTCGCCCTCGCCGTCGCCGCCCACCAGCAGCTGGACCCCGACGCGCCGCGCCACCTCACCCGCTCGGTGATCCTCACCACCGGAGAGGAGGCGGTCCGATGA
- a CDS encoding oxygenase MpaB family protein: MGGVVAVVPDPGLYGPASVTWQCHGDPMMWIAGVRALYLQALHPRAVRGVMENSDFRRDAWGRLLRTADFVGTLTYGTAEEAERAGARVRAIHRKLSAADPDTGERFPVDEPALLLWIHCAQIDSFLHVLRRSGVPLTPAQADRYVDENRVNARLVGLDPAAVPAGTAQLAAYFEKVRPELAAGADARAVDDFLRGPPVHPLLVPGRNLLWRPLAGLAYGSLPGWAHQLYGRPAPAPLSITRRLRLTGHVLRSIPAGLRWQLPPGHILKAMRRMGPGSRPSPYTLRTSAAILDRPGRARHDNGGDFKTWRSPD, from the coding sequence ATGGGTGGTGTCGTGGCCGTCGTACCCGACCCGGGGTTGTACGGGCCGGCGTCCGTCACCTGGCAGTGCCACGGCGATCCGATGATGTGGATCGCCGGCGTCCGGGCGCTGTACCTGCAGGCGCTGCACCCCCGTGCCGTGCGCGGGGTCATGGAGAACAGCGACTTCCGGCGTGACGCCTGGGGGCGGCTGCTGCGCACCGCCGACTTCGTCGGCACGCTCACCTACGGCACCGCCGAAGAGGCCGAACGCGCCGGGGCCCGGGTCCGGGCCATCCACCGCAAGCTCTCCGCCGCCGACCCGGACACCGGCGAGCGCTTCCCCGTCGACGAACCGGCCCTGCTGCTCTGGATCCACTGCGCCCAGATCGACAGCTTCCTGCACGTGCTGCGCCGCTCGGGCGTCCCCCTCACCCCCGCCCAGGCCGACCGCTACGTCGACGAGAACCGGGTGAACGCCCGCCTCGTCGGCCTCGACCCGGCCGCCGTCCCCGCCGGCACGGCGCAGCTCGCCGCGTACTTCGAGAAGGTCCGCCCCGAACTCGCCGCCGGAGCCGACGCCCGCGCCGTCGACGACTTCCTGCGCGGCCCGCCCGTCCACCCGCTCCTCGTGCCTGGCCGGAATCTGCTGTGGCGCCCGCTCGCCGGCCTCGCCTACGGGTCCCTCCCCGGCTGGGCGCACCAGCTGTACGGGCGCCCGGCCCCGGCCCCGCTCAGCATCACCCGTCGCCTGCGTCTCACCGGGCACGTGTTGCGCAGCATTCCCGCAGGTCTGCGCTGGCAGCTGCCCCCAGGTCACATCTTGAAGGCGATGCGCCGCATGGGCCCCGGGAGTCGCCCCTCCCCGTACACACTGCGTACATCAGCGGCCATACTGGACCGGCCGGGGAGGGCGAGGCACGACAACGGGGGCGACTTCAAGACATGGCGGAGTCCAGACTGA
- a CDS encoding DinB family protein: MTNRRGRAEIFPAPGPDRRFTGPATGDERRLLAAFLADQRTTLELKCAGVEGELSRRSVEPSTLSLLGLVRHLADVERRWFRVVLAGQDVKPLFSSEADPDGGFDEAAAGPEAADEAWQAWRAEVAFAERFVAEAPDLDVEGDDAWRGRVCLRWVLVHMVEEYARHNGHADLLRERIDGAVGI, translated from the coding sequence ATGACGAACCGACGCGGCAGAGCCGAGATCTTCCCCGCACCCGGGCCGGACCGCCGCTTCACCGGTCCGGCGACCGGGGACGAACGACGGCTGCTGGCCGCCTTCCTGGCGGACCAGCGCACGACCCTGGAGCTGAAGTGCGCAGGCGTGGAGGGGGAGTTGTCCCGGCGGTCCGTGGAACCGTCCACGCTCTCCCTGCTCGGCCTGGTGCGCCACCTGGCCGACGTCGAACGCCGCTGGTTCCGGGTTGTGCTGGCCGGGCAGGACGTGAAGCCCCTGTTCTCGTCGGAGGCGGATCCCGACGGCGGCTTCGACGAGGCGGCCGCCGGCCCGGAAGCCGCCGACGAGGCCTGGCAGGCGTGGCGGGCCGAAGTCGCCTTCGCCGAACGCTTCGTGGCCGAGGCGCCCGACCTCGACGTGGAGGGCGACGACGCGTGGCGCGGGAGGGTCTGCCTGCGCTGGGTCCTCGTCCACATGGTCGAGGAGTACGCGCGGCACAACGGCCACGCCGACCTGCTGCGCGAGCGGATAGACGGAGCGGTCGGCATCTGA
- a CDS encoding class I SAM-dependent methyltransferase → MRFQYDTLGERYAESRTTAAFSAADTYTLHGAIDALGGVRGLDALDLACGYGYNTRLLARGGARRTVGVDASEEMIKLAREHHAEQDGPAAGTIEYHVADAAGLPALGPFDLATAVYPFNHTPDRLSLHTMFRSVRASLRAGGRLLAIVPNAGAFPRVDWSPYGVRILDRVVAGDAPLLKAHFLTEPPVPFEFHEWAHSELAEAAVEAGFSTIGWQPNRTPPADPERDDAYWTAYRAWPISSLMTCVA, encoded by the coding sequence ATGCGGTTCCAGTACGACACCCTCGGAGAGCGGTACGCCGAGTCCAGGACCACGGCGGCCTTCTCGGCGGCCGACACCTACACCCTCCACGGAGCCATCGACGCCCTCGGCGGGGTGCGCGGGCTCGACGCCCTCGACCTGGCCTGCGGCTACGGCTACAACACCCGGCTGCTGGCCCGCGGCGGAGCCCGGCGGACCGTCGGGGTGGACGCCTCCGAGGAGATGATCAAGCTGGCCCGCGAGCACCACGCGGAGCAGGACGGGCCGGCCGCCGGGACCATCGAGTACCACGTCGCCGACGCCGCGGGGCTGCCCGCCCTCGGCCCGTTCGACCTCGCCACCGCCGTCTACCCCTTCAACCACACCCCCGACCGCCTGTCCCTGCACACGATGTTCCGCTCGGTCCGCGCCAGCCTGCGCGCGGGCGGCCGGCTACTCGCCATCGTGCCCAACGCCGGGGCGTTCCCCCGCGTGGACTGGTCGCCGTACGGGGTCCGCATCCTCGACCGGGTCGTGGCCGGCGACGCGCCGCTGCTGAAGGCGCACTTCCTCACCGAGCCGCCGGTGCCCTTCGAGTTCCACGAATGGGCCCACTCCGAGCTCGCCGAAGCGGCCGTCGAGGCGGGTTTCAGCACCATCGGCTGGCAGCCGAACCGGACCCCGCCCGCCGACCCCGAACGCGACGACGCGTACTGGACGGCCTACCGCGCCTGGCCGATCAGCTCCCTGATGACCTGTGTGGCATAG
- a CDS encoding class II fructose-bisphosphate aldolase encodes MSLVPAGTLVREAAGAGRAVAAFNIITLEHAEAVVAGAEAAGLPVILQLSENAVKFRGGRLLPISRAAAACAEAAGVPVGLHLDHVKSSDLLRQACDAGYSSVMYDAAHLPYAENLEATRSAADWAHANGLWIEAELGEVGGKNGAAPLDPHAPGARTDPDEARRFVADSGVDALAVAIGSSHAMTSRTASLDHALLARLAKTVDVPLVLHGSSGLPDAELAAAVAGGIRKVNIGTALNVAMTEAIRTHLTPADPRPYLTAARTAMAATAAAMINALN; translated from the coding sequence ATGAGCCTCGTCCCCGCCGGCACGCTCGTCCGCGAGGCCGCGGGCGCGGGCCGCGCAGTCGCCGCCTTCAACATCATCACCTTGGAGCACGCCGAGGCCGTGGTCGCCGGAGCCGAGGCGGCCGGGCTGCCGGTCATCCTCCAGCTCAGCGAGAACGCCGTGAAGTTCCGCGGCGGGCGGCTCCTGCCCATCTCCCGCGCGGCCGCCGCCTGCGCCGAGGCGGCCGGGGTCCCCGTCGGGCTGCACCTCGACCACGTCAAGAGCTCCGACCTGCTGCGCCAGGCCTGTGACGCCGGGTACAGCTCGGTGATGTACGACGCGGCACACCTCCCGTACGCCGAGAACCTGGAGGCGACCCGCTCCGCCGCCGACTGGGCGCACGCCAACGGGCTGTGGATCGAGGCCGAGCTGGGCGAGGTGGGCGGCAAGAACGGCGCCGCGCCGCTGGACCCGCACGCCCCGGGCGCCCGCACCGACCCCGACGAGGCGCGCCGGTTCGTCGCCGACTCCGGGGTGGACGCGCTGGCCGTCGCCATCGGCAGCAGCCACGCCATGACCAGCCGCACCGCCTCCCTGGACCACGCCCTGCTGGCCCGGCTCGCCAAGACGGTCGACGTGCCGCTGGTCCTGCACGGCTCCTCGGGGCTGCCGGACGCGGAGCTCGCGGCGGCCGTCGCCGGCGGCATCCGCAAGGTCAACATCGGCACCGCCCTGAACGTGGCCATGACCGAGGCGATCCGCACCCACCTCACCCCGGCGGACCCCCGGCCCTACCTGACGGCCGCCCGCACGGCGATGGCGGCGACCGCCGCGGCCATGATCAACGCCCTGAACTGA
- the tdh gene encoding L-threonine 3-dehydrogenase, which produces MKALVKHKAEPGLWLMDVPEPEYGPGDVLIKVLRTGICGTDLHIRAWDGWAQGAVKTPLVLGHEFVGEVAALGADVRDIEVGALVSGEGHLVCGKCRNCLAGRRHLCRSTIGLGVGRDGAFAEYVVLPAQNVWVHRTAVDLDVAAIFDPFGNAVHTALSFPLVGEDVLITGAGPIGIMAAAVARHAGARNVVITDVSPERLDIARKAGATLAVNVAESSIAEAQAQLGLREGFDIGLEMSGRGEAMRDMIDNMTHGGRIAMLGLPAQEFPVDWAKVVTSMITIKGIYGREMFETWYAMTVLLEGGLDLSPVITGRYSHRDFDAAFDEASTARSGKIILDWTA; this is translated from the coding sequence ATGAAGGCACTCGTCAAGCACAAGGCCGAACCCGGACTGTGGCTCATGGACGTTCCCGAGCCCGAGTACGGCCCCGGCGACGTGCTGATCAAGGTGCTGCGCACCGGCATCTGCGGAACCGACCTGCACATCCGCGCCTGGGACGGCTGGGCGCAGGGCGCCGTCAAGACCCCGCTGGTCCTCGGTCACGAGTTCGTGGGCGAGGTCGCCGCGCTCGGCGCCGACGTCCGCGACATCGAGGTCGGCGCGCTGGTCAGCGGCGAGGGCCACCTGGTGTGCGGCAAGTGCCGCAACTGCCTGGCCGGCCGCCGCCACCTGTGCCGCAGCACGATCGGCCTCGGGGTCGGCCGCGACGGCGCCTTCGCCGAGTACGTGGTGCTGCCCGCGCAGAACGTGTGGGTTCACCGGACGGCGGTGGACCTGGACGTCGCGGCGATCTTCGACCCGTTCGGCAACGCCGTGCACACCGCGCTCTCCTTCCCCCTCGTCGGCGAGGACGTGCTGATCACCGGTGCCGGCCCGATCGGGATCATGGCGGCGGCCGTGGCCCGGCACGCCGGTGCGCGCAACGTGGTGATCACCGACGTCAGCCCCGAGCGGCTGGACATCGCCCGCAAGGCGGGCGCCACGCTCGCGGTGAACGTCGCCGAGTCCTCCATCGCCGAGGCGCAGGCGCAGCTGGGCCTGCGCGAGGGCTTCGACATCGGCCTGGAGATGTCCGGCCGCGGCGAGGCGATGCGGGACATGATCGACAACATGACGCACGGCGGCCGGATCGCCATGCTGGGCCTGCCCGCGCAGGAGTTCCCGGTCGACTGGGCCAAGGTGGTCACGTCCATGATCACCATCAAGGGCATCTACGGCCGCGAGATGTTCGAGACCTGGTACGCGATGACGGTGCTGCTCGAAGGCGGGCTCGACCTCAGCCCGGTCATCACCGGCCGCTACTCGCACCGCGACTTCGACGCGGCGTTCGACGAGGCCTCGACCGCCCGCAGCGGCAAGATCATCCTGGACTGGACGGCGTAA
- a CDS encoding glycine C-acetyltransferase encodes MFESVREDLRTTLDEIRAAGLHKPERVIGTPQNAAVAVTAGGAPGEVLNFCANNYLGLADHPEVVAAAKDALDRWGYGMASVRFICGTQEVHKELEARLSAFLGQEDTILYSSCFDANGGVFETLLGAEDAVISDALNHASIIDGIRLSKARRFRYANRDMAELETRLKEAAEGGARRKLIVTDGVFSMDGYVAPLQEICDLAERYDAMVMVDDSHAVGFVGPGGRGTPELHGVMDRVDIITGTLGKALGGASGGYVAARAEIVALLRQRSRPYLFSNSLAPVIAAASLKVLDLLESAGDLREQLAANTALFRTKMTEAGFEILPGDHAIAPVMIGDAAEAARMAELLLERGVYVIGFSYPVVPMGAARIRVQLSAAHSTADVERAVAAFTEARAALVADGA; translated from the coding sequence ATGTTCGAGTCCGTCCGCGAGGACCTCCGCACCACCCTCGACGAGATCCGCGCCGCCGGCCTGCACAAGCCCGAGCGGGTCATCGGCACCCCGCAGAACGCGGCCGTCGCCGTCACCGCGGGCGGGGCTCCCGGCGAGGTCCTCAACTTCTGCGCCAACAACTACCTGGGGCTGGCCGACCACCCCGAGGTGGTCGCCGCCGCGAAGGACGCCCTCGACCGCTGGGGCTACGGCATGGCCTCGGTCCGCTTCATCTGCGGTACGCAGGAGGTGCACAAGGAGCTGGAGGCGCGGCTGTCGGCGTTCCTCGGCCAGGAGGACACGATCCTCTACTCCTCCTGCTTCGACGCCAACGGCGGTGTCTTCGAGACCCTGCTCGGCGCCGAGGACGCGGTCATCTCCGACGCCCTCAACCACGCCTCGATCATCGACGGCATCCGCCTGTCCAAGGCCCGCCGCTTCCGCTACGCCAACCGCGACATGGCCGAGCTGGAGACGCGCCTGAAGGAGGCCGCCGAGGGCGGGGCCCGCCGCAAGCTGATCGTCACCGACGGCGTCTTCTCCATGGACGGCTACGTCGCCCCCCTCCAGGAGATCTGCGACCTCGCCGAGCGCTACGACGCCATGGTCATGGTCGACGACTCGCACGCCGTCGGCTTCGTCGGCCCCGGCGGCCGCGGCACCCCGGAGCTGCACGGGGTCATGGACCGCGTCGACATCATCACCGGCACCCTCGGCAAGGCCCTGGGCGGCGCCTCCGGCGGCTACGTCGCGGCGCGCGCCGAGATCGTCGCACTGCTGCGCCAGCGCTCGCGCCCGTACCTCTTCTCCAACTCCCTCGCCCCGGTCATCGCGGCGGCCTCCCTCAAGGTCCTCGACCTGCTGGAGTCGGCCGGGGACCTGCGCGAGCAGCTCGCCGCCAACACCGCGCTGTTCCGTACGAAGATGACCGAGGCCGGCTTCGAGATCCTGCCCGGCGACCACGCCATCGCCCCCGTGATGATCGGCGACGCGGCCGAGGCGGCCCGCATGGCCGAGCTGCTGCTGGAGCGCGGCGTCTACGTGATCGGCTTCTCCTACCCGGTGGTGCCGATGGGCGCGGCGCGGATCCGCGTGCAGCTCTCGGCGGCCCACTCGACTGCCGACGTGGAGCGCGCGGTGGCCGCCTTCACCGAGGCCCGTGCGGCGCTGGTGGCCGACGGGGCCTGA
- a CDS encoding alpha/beta hydrolase fold domain-containing protein, with amino-acid sequence MPSLRSRALSAALIAAGRRRRFASVEAVRTRVAESARRPASHLPPRSLGRIADISRTFVGAWPVYEVSPRGSEPAARVLYVHGGSYIGELERPHWALIRTLVTQARARVVVPAYILAPRGTADRTVPVAADLLSGLIASGGEGGTVLIGDSAGAGLALAAAQRLRDRSGAQPSRIVLISPWLDVSMSHPDQAGIEADDPMLARPGLREAGRLYAGTLAADDPRVSPLHGAFEGLAPLTVFTGTRDVLVTDSRELVRRARAAGAEVEFHEEAGLPHVYPLLPLPEGRAARERIVGLIRSAACER; translated from the coding sequence GTGCCGAGTCTGCGCAGCAGGGCGCTGTCGGCGGCGCTGATCGCGGCGGGGCGGCGAAGACGGTTCGCGAGCGTCGAGGCGGTACGGACCCGGGTGGCGGAGTCCGCCCGCCGGCCCGCTTCGCACCTGCCGCCGCGCTCGCTGGGGCGCATCGCGGACATCTCGCGGACCTTCGTCGGCGCCTGGCCGGTGTACGAGGTCTCCCCGCGCGGGAGCGAGCCCGCGGCCCGGGTGCTGTACGTGCACGGCGGCAGCTACATCGGCGAACTCGAACGCCCGCACTGGGCGCTGATCCGGACCCTGGTCACGCAGGCGCGGGCGCGGGTCGTCGTACCGGCGTACATCCTCGCGCCGCGCGGGACCGCCGACCGGACGGTCCCGGTCGCCGCCGACCTGCTCAGCGGCCTGATCGCGAGCGGCGGCGAGGGCGGGACGGTGCTCATCGGGGACTCGGCCGGGGCCGGGCTGGCGCTGGCCGCAGCCCAGCGGCTGCGTGACCGCAGTGGGGCGCAGCCCTCCCGGATCGTGCTGATCTCGCCGTGGCTGGACGTAAGCATGAGCCACCCGGACCAGGCCGGCATCGAGGCGGACGATCCGATGCTGGCCCGCCCCGGGCTGCGCGAGGCCGGCCGGTTGTACGCCGGGACCCTGGCCGCCGACGATCCCCGGGTCAGCCCGCTGCACGGGGCCTTCGAGGGGCTGGCGCCGCTGACGGTGTTCACCGGGACCCGGGACGTGCTGGTGACGGACAGCAGGGAGCTGGTGCGCCGGGCCCGCGCGGCCGGGGCGGAGGTGGAGTTCCACGAGGAGGCGGGGCTGCCGCACGTGTACCCGCTGCTGCCGCTGCCGGAGGGGCGGGCGGCGCGCGAGCGGATCGTCGGGCTGATCCGGTCGGCGGCCTGCGAGAGGTGA
- a CDS encoding nuclear transport factor 2 family protein gives MAKSEIDTVTAEFFGAFDNRGGRTADVDRIRRLVVPGGVIVKTGPEFTVYTVDEFIEPRSRLLADGRLLEFAEWETSERTEIAGDIASRFGAYRKSGILDGEPFEGGGTKTIQFVRTPEGWRISAFAWHDHS, from the coding sequence ATGGCCAAGAGCGAGATCGACACGGTGACCGCCGAGTTCTTCGGCGCCTTCGACAACCGCGGCGGCAGGACCGCCGACGTGGACCGGATCCGCCGGCTGGTCGTGCCGGGCGGCGTGATCGTCAAGACGGGCCCGGAGTTCACCGTCTACACGGTGGACGAGTTCATCGAGCCCCGCTCACGGCTGCTCGCGGACGGCCGGCTCCTGGAGTTCGCCGAGTGGGAGACCTCGGAACGGACCGAGATCGCGGGCGACATCGCCTCGCGGTTCGGCGCCTACCGCAAGTCCGGGATCCTGGACGGCGAGCCCTTCGAGGGCGGCGGGACCAAGACCATCCAGTTCGTCCGCACCCCGGAGGGCTGGCGCATCTCGGCGTTCGCCTGGCACGACCACTCCTGA